The Gemmata palustris genome includes a region encoding these proteins:
- a CDS encoding serine/threonine protein kinase, giving the protein MAIDKIGKFTVLGTLGAGAHSSILHIRRAEDEREYALKLVPIEGKDDLKYLEQAKHEFRVGQMLNHPNLVKVHALETEAGWFSGPKKAKLLLEYVPGTTMDKLPLQRMAKLLRMFERIADALTHMHKQGVYHADMKPNNLIHERGTRVKVLDYGLAWIKGEGKDRVQGTPEYMAPETVEHKLVNDRTDIYNFGVTMYRLVTLQLPPCWMNGEDALPMNKKIFKEQLKPVRTANPMVPEDLADLIHECLQPNATKRPERMSHIQGTLDQLADQAAAKLDDPVELEE; this is encoded by the coding sequence ATGGCGATCGACAAAATCGGCAAGTTCACAGTGCTAGGTACGCTGGGTGCCGGGGCTCACAGCAGTATTTTACACATCCGCCGGGCCGAGGACGAAAGAGAGTACGCCCTCAAGCTCGTCCCCATCGAGGGGAAGGACGACCTGAAGTACCTGGAACAAGCGAAACACGAGTTCCGCGTGGGCCAGATGCTCAATCACCCCAATTTAGTGAAGGTCCACGCGCTTGAAACGGAAGCCGGGTGGTTCTCCGGGCCGAAGAAAGCCAAGTTACTTTTGGAATACGTACCCGGCACGACGATGGACAAGCTCCCGCTGCAAAGAATGGCGAAGTTGCTCCGCATGTTCGAGCGCATCGCGGACGCCCTCACCCACATGCACAAGCAGGGCGTCTACCACGCCGATATGAAGCCGAACAATCTGATCCACGAGCGCGGAACGCGGGTGAAGGTGCTCGATTACGGCCTCGCGTGGATCAAGGGCGAGGGCAAGGACCGCGTGCAGGGCACGCCGGAGTACATGGCGCCGGAAACCGTTGAACACAAACTCGTGAACGACCGCACGGACATCTACAACTTCGGCGTCACGATGTACCGACTCGTCACGCTCCAGCTCCCGCCGTGCTGGATGAACGGTGAAGACGCGCTGCCGATGAACAAGAAAATCTTCAAAGAGCAACTCAAGCCGGTCCGGACCGCGAACCCGATGGTGCCCGAAGACCTGGCGGACCTGATCCACGAGTGCCTCCAGCCGAACGCGACCAAGCGCCCCGAGCGCATGAGCCACATCCAGGGCACGCTCGACCAGCTCGCGGACCAGGCCGCGGCCAAACTCGACGACCCGGTGGAACTGGAAGAGTAG
- a CDS encoding pyridoxal phosphate-dependent aminotransferase — protein MFPESFLADRTRAVEVSGVRKVFELARSLKDPVNLSIGQPHFDVPDSIKNAAKAAIDGNRNGYTVTQGIPELCSRLLADAQARFPAPPQVAPGYERDVLVTSGTSGGLVLALLAVVNPGDEVITADPYFVAYPNVVALAGGKLVTVDTYPDFRLDVDKVAAAITPRTKAIVLSSPSNPTGAVLDAATQKGLAELARDRGILLISDEIYRGFHYDGAPQSPASYDPNVLVIEGFGKTYGITGWRLGWAHGPKRLIQEMAKLQQCTFVCAPSIVQWGGIAALDFDVSGIVADYKRKRDLLMEGLRGVYEFVAPGGAFYLYPKAPWGTATEFVTEAVKHNLLVIPGNVFSGRDTHFRVSYAATDETLHRGIEILRTLAKRK, from the coding sequence GTGTTCCCCGAATCGTTTCTAGCGGACCGCACGCGAGCGGTCGAAGTGTCCGGCGTGCGGAAGGTCTTCGAGTTGGCCCGGTCGCTGAAAGACCCGGTCAACCTCAGCATCGGGCAACCGCACTTCGACGTGCCCGACTCCATCAAGAACGCTGCGAAGGCGGCCATCGACGGGAACCGCAACGGCTACACCGTCACGCAGGGCATCCCCGAACTGTGCTCGCGGTTACTCGCGGACGCACAAGCCCGCTTCCCCGCTCCGCCACAGGTGGCCCCAGGCTACGAGCGCGACGTGTTGGTCACGAGCGGCACCAGTGGCGGGTTGGTGCTCGCGCTGCTCGCGGTCGTGAATCCGGGCGACGAGGTCATCACCGCGGACCCGTACTTCGTCGCGTACCCGAACGTGGTCGCGCTCGCGGGCGGGAAGCTCGTGACAGTGGACACTTACCCGGACTTCCGGCTCGATGTTGACAAAGTCGCCGCCGCGATCACCCCGCGGACGAAAGCCATCGTGCTCTCGTCCCCCTCGAACCCCACGGGTGCGGTACTCGATGCGGCCACTCAAAAGGGACTGGCCGAACTCGCACGCGACCGCGGTATCCTCCTCATCAGCGACGAGATTTACCGCGGATTTCACTACGACGGCGCCCCGCAATCGCCCGCGTCTTACGACCCGAACGTGCTGGTGATCGAGGGCTTCGGGAAGACCTACGGCATCACCGGTTGGCGCCTGGGCTGGGCACACGGCCCGAAGCGATTGATCCAGGAAATGGCGAAACTGCAGCAATGTACATTTGTGTGCGCACCGAGCATCGTACAATGGGGCGGCATTGCCGCGTTGGATTTTGACGTGTCCGGGATCGTCGCGGACTACAAGCGCAAACGCGACTTGTTGATGGAGGGGTTGAGGGGGGTGTACGAGTTCGTGGCGCCGGGCGGGGCCTTCTACCTGTACCCGAAGGCGCCGTGGGGAACGGCGACCGAATTCGTCACGGAAGCGGTCAAACACAACCTGCTCGTGATCCCGGGCAACGTGTTCAGCGGCCGCGACACGCACTTCCGCGTGTCCTACGCCGCCACCGATGAAACGCTTCACCGCGGTATCGAGATCCTTCGCACGTTGGCAAAGAGGAAGTGA
- a CDS encoding S41 family peptidase has protein sequence MNARVWILGAIAAVALAVGPQLRASAAEGREAATKAQGPYVVVVGVGEFKDKAISPRPTADADAKALHAMLTDKKYLGASADRAKLLLSADATREAVVKAVETAVASTGPEDTVILAFFGRGTSAGDKPCIFTSDSTVKERAKTALQITDLEPAFKKLKNQNVLLMMDIQYRGGIDAGTEKIVEPSWGEIMKLVFGDEKDDNMLPPNRVLVLGNPPFQDALTKGDHGLFYSVLSAGLGGKADQAPYNEGYESDGIVTTRELLKYLEKEIPTAARATGKTDKEKELEPVFVGRGASKFWVTRNPAETATVKKRIETVEALTKDTKLTPDLAKEAVTLLFQMPKLKWSQALRKEYQKLADGGTVADLEGARKKLLEGLKLPTEDATEFAKKVAPAISKLSAEYIKPLSRGELTALAIRGVFTEADEAIPADIADALKAPKDISDERGRELLVEARLRLGKREDLDGEKAADVTIRALIGALHDPYAGYFTKEEWLRTQGQLFGRFPGVGIIIRREAVRDGLLVVTPIKGSPAFRAGIQAGDLITEIRLEVDKQGKVLPDDAKKVHSTKGLKTDDAVNLITGKPDTPVALVVQREGESEPKVFRLTRNYVMVETVHGVKRDDKNDWSYYIDEKSKIGYLHLSQFISISDDLGTTADIKRALASMKRSGLNGLVIDVRNNPGGSLKGVIDICELFVGREAIVTTKERGGAGAVNTYSGRAAGDKSFPIVVLINGNSASASEILAACLQDHSRATIIGERTYGKGSVQHVEPYEQTEGRIKYTVARYYPPSGRNIDKVAMEQSTELKAKDEWGVKPDAGFEIKLTREELTDWFEYSRDLEIIPPAGKKVPVVDPAKDKQLAKAVEHLRGLIKDKK, from the coding sequence ATGAACGCGCGCGTGTGGATTCTGGGCGCAATCGCCGCGGTAGCGCTGGCGGTCGGTCCGCAACTGCGGGCTTCGGCCGCGGAGGGGCGCGAGGCCGCCACCAAAGCGCAAGGCCCTTACGTCGTCGTCGTCGGCGTCGGCGAGTTCAAGGACAAGGCCATCAGCCCGCGCCCGACGGCCGACGCCGATGCCAAAGCGCTCCACGCGATGCTCACCGACAAGAAGTACCTCGGTGCTTCCGCGGACCGCGCGAAACTGCTCCTCTCGGCCGATGCCACCCGTGAAGCGGTCGTGAAGGCAGTCGAAACGGCGGTCGCGTCCACCGGACCGGAAGACACGGTGATCCTCGCGTTCTTCGGGCGCGGCACCTCCGCCGGCGACAAGCCGTGCATCTTCACTTCCGACAGCACCGTGAAGGAGCGGGCCAAGACCGCCCTCCAGATCACCGATCTGGAACCGGCGTTCAAGAAGCTGAAGAACCAGAACGTGCTCCTGATGATGGACATTCAGTACCGGGGCGGGATCGACGCCGGGACCGAGAAGATCGTGGAGCCGAGTTGGGGCGAGATCATGAAGCTCGTCTTCGGCGACGAAAAAGACGACAACATGCTCCCGCCCAACCGCGTGCTGGTCCTCGGCAACCCGCCGTTCCAGGACGCGCTCACGAAGGGCGATCACGGGCTGTTCTACTCGGTGCTCTCTGCCGGGCTCGGCGGTAAAGCGGACCAGGCCCCGTACAACGAGGGCTACGAATCGGACGGCATCGTCACCACGCGCGAGCTGCTCAAGTACCTGGAAAAAGAGATCCCCACCGCCGCCCGCGCGACGGGCAAGACCGACAAGGAAAAGGAACTCGAACCGGTCTTCGTCGGCCGCGGGGCCAGCAAGTTCTGGGTCACGCGCAACCCCGCCGAGACCGCGACCGTCAAGAAGCGGATCGAAACTGTTGAGGCGCTGACCAAGGACACCAAACTCACGCCGGACCTCGCGAAAGAAGCGGTCACCCTCCTGTTCCAGATGCCGAAGCTGAAGTGGTCGCAGGCGCTCCGCAAGGAGTACCAGAAGCTCGCCGATGGCGGTACCGTGGCCGACCTCGAAGGCGCGCGCAAGAAGCTCCTCGAAGGGCTGAAACTGCCGACCGAGGACGCGACCGAATTCGCCAAGAAAGTCGCCCCGGCGATCTCCAAACTGTCGGCCGAGTACATCAAGCCGCTGTCGCGCGGCGAACTGACCGCGCTGGCGATCCGCGGCGTGTTCACCGAGGCCGATGAAGCGATCCCCGCCGACATCGCCGACGCGCTCAAGGCCCCCAAAGACATCAGCGACGAGCGCGGCAGGGAACTGCTCGTCGAGGCCCGGCTCCGGCTCGGCAAGCGCGAAGACCTCGACGGCGAAAAGGCCGCCGACGTGACCATTCGTGCCCTCATCGGGGCGCTCCACGACCCCTACGCCGGGTACTTCACCAAGGAAGAGTGGCTCCGCACGCAGGGCCAACTGTTCGGCCGGTTCCCCGGCGTCGGCATCATCATTCGCCGCGAAGCGGTCCGCGACGGTTTGCTCGTCGTGACGCCCATCAAGGGCAGCCCGGCGTTCCGCGCGGGCATCCAGGCCGGCGACCTCATCACCGAGATTCGCCTCGAAGTGGACAAGCAGGGCAAGGTGCTGCCGGACGACGCGAAGAAGGTCCACAGCACCAAGGGGCTGAAGACCGACGACGCGGTGAACCTCATCACCGGCAAGCCGGACACCCCGGTCGCGCTCGTGGTCCAGCGCGAGGGCGAGAGCGAACCGAAGGTGTTCCGCCTCACCCGCAACTACGTGATGGTGGAAACCGTTCACGGCGTGAAGCGCGACGACAAGAACGACTGGTCGTACTACATCGACGAGAAGAGCAAGATCGGCTACCTGCACCTGAGCCAGTTCATCTCCATCTCGGACGACCTGGGAACGACGGCCGACATCAAGCGGGCGCTGGCGAGCATGAAGCGGTCCGGGCTGAACGGCCTGGTCATCGACGTGCGCAACAACCCCGGTGGGTCGCTGAAGGGCGTCATCGACATCTGCGAACTGTTCGTGGGCCGCGAGGCGATCGTGACCACGAAGGAGCGCGGCGGCGCGGGCGCGGTCAACACCTACTCCGGTCGCGCCGCGGGCGACAAGAGCTTCCCGATTGTGGTGCTCATCAACGGTAACAGCGCGAGTGCCAGCGAAATCCTCGCCGCGTGTCTCCAGGATCACAGTCGCGCAACTATCATTGGCGAACGCACTTACGGCAAGGGCAGCGTCCAACACGTCGAGCCCTACGAGCAGACCGAGGGGCGGATCAAGTACACCGTGGCCCGATACTACCCGCCGAGCGGCCGGAACATCGACAAGGTCGCGATGGAGCAGTCCACGGAACTGAAGGCGAAGGACGAGTGGGGCGTGAAGCCCGACGCCGGGTTCGAGATCAAGTTGACCCGCGAGGAACTCACCGACTGGTTCGAGTACAGTCGCGACCTCGAAATCATCCCGCCTGCGGGCAAGAAAGTCCCGGTCGTTGACCCCGCCAAGGACAAGCAACTGGCGAAGGCCGTGGAGCACCTGCGCGGGCTGATTAAGGACAAGAAGTAA
- a CDS encoding DUF3754 domain-containing protein, with translation MLREHYIPVRVADLIGFLCAESGPLHDQVLTAEEQAAFRRFASTVASHVHTIYQAEIRQLKDAYASFDPDADPKPLDPPTGEKRAAALDRLFDTFVHLMNRANYRRLTRDEIEQITRGASDWGVDMDVTWDAFEKVEVFYRGKGYGKRTKRGLVRFWRKYTIELPTFARVAVIFKQRPHKRLDDDVDTKSVFLKLFKDMPQMDVEMLLPGGRIRMLKLDRLKLGGSLTSSAAYVIYKLSSFSLLSILGGFGANMLIALWTPIALVGGYGYKTWYSFQSSRRTYMHQLTQSLYYQNLDNNSGVMFRLLDEAEEQEIREALLAYFYLWRYGGAEGWTTEQLDFYIERDLRIRLPAEVNFEIIDALRKLIRSGLVRKCDHRYCAAPIDQAQAKLNAIWDGYARNGPPHLLPGE, from the coding sequence ATGCTCCGTGAGCACTACATCCCGGTCCGCGTGGCCGATCTGATCGGCTTCCTGTGCGCGGAATCGGGGCCGCTCCACGATCAGGTGCTCACCGCCGAGGAACAAGCCGCGTTCCGCCGGTTCGCGAGCACGGTCGCGTCCCACGTTCACACCATTTACCAGGCCGAGATCCGCCAACTCAAGGACGCTTACGCCTCGTTCGACCCGGACGCCGACCCGAAGCCGCTCGACCCGCCGACCGGCGAGAAGCGCGCCGCAGCACTCGATCGCCTATTCGACACCTTCGTTCACCTGATGAACCGCGCCAACTACCGGCGCCTCACGCGCGACGAGATCGAGCAGATCACCCGCGGCGCGAGCGACTGGGGCGTGGACATGGACGTAACCTGGGACGCTTTCGAGAAGGTCGAAGTGTTCTACCGCGGAAAGGGGTACGGTAAGCGCACCAAGCGCGGGCTGGTCCGGTTCTGGCGCAAGTACACGATCGAACTCCCCACGTTCGCGCGCGTCGCGGTCATCTTCAAACAGCGCCCCCACAAGCGCCTGGACGACGACGTGGACACCAAAAGCGTTTTTCTGAAACTGTTCAAGGACATGCCGCAGATGGACGTCGAGATGCTGCTCCCCGGCGGGCGCATCCGAATGCTGAAACTTGACCGGTTGAAGCTCGGCGGCTCGCTCACCAGTTCGGCCGCCTACGTCATCTACAAACTGAGTTCATTCTCATTGCTGTCGATCTTAGGCGGGTTTGGCGCGAACATGTTAATCGCCTTGTGGACCCCCATCGCGCTTGTTGGTGGGTACGGGTACAAGACGTGGTACAGCTTTCAGTCGTCGCGCCGGACGTACATGCACCAACTCACGCAGAGCCTGTACTACCAGAACCTGGATAACAACAGCGGCGTCATGTTTCGGCTGCTCGATGAGGCCGAAGAACAAGAAATTCGCGAAGCGCTGCTCGCGTACTTCTACTTGTGGCGGTACGGCGGCGCTGAGGGCTGGACCACCGAACAACTCGACTTCTACATCGAACGAGACTTGAGAATCCGGCTCCCGGCCGAAGTGAACTTCGAGATCATCGACGCGCTCAGGAAGCTCATTCGCAGCGGCTTGGTCCGAAAGTGCGACCACCGCTATTGCGCGGCTCCCATCGACCAAGCACAGGCGAAACTCAACGCGATCTGGGACGGCTACGCCCGCAACGGCCCACCTCACCTTCTGCCGGGCGAGTGA
- a CDS encoding carboxypeptidase-like regulatory domain-containing protein: MLVGFVSDERFVALPDVVLEFISTSGESWDVRSRASGAVHLALPPGEYRVVLQKPGYGAKFSRVTLPCSTPHHFRLLSDGLLGYAWPKWVRSGEASEFRVHSVEPYKLELWRCGWRPEFVRALGWHDEHGPRAVMQITPDGDYTQTGAEWNKVGYANSVHSQHVAGPERSGLYYFRASTASGRQFSFPWIVAPARPTAKMAVLASNFTWNAYNNFGGRSNYIHADGLPPTPTINARAELKRYSDAGFFTWGADHYPPLSFDRPEPFNHIDFTEQITDPIEGRQACHLAPAEWRLLGWLERQGFAYDYFAETQLDNGTLDLSQYRVLVIAVHPEYWTRRMYERVKRWGFEEGGRLVYLGGNGLNCAVELLPTGAVLHHNGKIAGLDIAGLGGHESRYAMRHESEANLLGCVFTPAGAMTGAPYRVMDASHWAFAGTDLKTGDTFGEKCLHMRCPGGASGHETDKVSPSSPENVNVIARGLNPDNGGADMLTFATPSGGEVFSVGSINFVASLPVDEAVSRVTENVLRRFLS, from the coding sequence ATGCTGGTTGGTTTCGTCAGCGACGAGCGGTTCGTTGCGCTGCCCGATGTGGTGCTGGAGTTCATCAGTACATCGGGCGAATCGTGGGACGTGCGGTCGCGCGCATCCGGGGCGGTTCACCTTGCTTTGCCGCCCGGCGAGTACCGCGTGGTGCTTCAGAAGCCGGGGTACGGCGCGAAGTTCAGTCGAGTCACATTACCCTGCTCCACACCGCACCATTTCCGGCTGCTCTCCGACGGGTTGCTCGGGTACGCATGGCCGAAATGGGTACGCAGCGGGGAAGCATCCGAGTTCCGCGTTCACTCGGTCGAGCCGTACAAGCTCGAACTGTGGCGGTGCGGTTGGCGACCCGAGTTCGTGCGGGCGCTCGGCTGGCACGACGAACACGGTCCGCGCGCTGTGATGCAAATCACACCCGACGGCGACTACACGCAGACCGGCGCGGAGTGGAACAAAGTCGGCTATGCGAACTCGGTGCATTCGCAGCACGTCGCGGGGCCGGAACGGAGCGGGCTGTACTACTTTCGGGCCTCGACCGCGAGCGGCCGACAATTCAGCTTCCCGTGGATCGTCGCACCGGCGCGCCCCACCGCGAAGATGGCGGTGCTCGCATCGAACTTCACCTGGAACGCCTACAACAACTTCGGGGGCCGCAGCAATTACATCCACGCCGACGGCCTGCCCCCAACGCCAACAATCAACGCCCGCGCGGAACTGAAGCGTTACTCCGACGCGGGGTTCTTTACTTGGGGCGCGGATCACTACCCACCGCTCTCGTTCGACCGGCCCGAACCGTTCAACCACATCGACTTCACGGAGCAGATCACGGACCCGATCGAGGGCCGGCAAGCGTGCCACCTCGCGCCGGCCGAATGGCGGCTCCTCGGCTGGCTCGAACGGCAGGGGTTCGCTTACGACTACTTCGCCGAAACGCAGCTCGACAACGGCACGCTCGACTTGTCGCAGTACCGCGTGCTGGTGATCGCGGTTCACCCCGAATACTGGACGCGCCGCATGTACGAGCGCGTGAAGCGATGGGGGTTCGAGGAGGGTGGTCGGCTCGTGTACCTCGGCGGGAACGGGCTGAACTGTGCGGTGGAGTTGCTCCCTACAGGGGCCGTACTTCACCACAACGGAAAGATCGCGGGATTGGATATCGCAGGTTTGGGCGGTCACGAGAGCCGCTACGCGATGCGCCACGAATCCGAAGCGAATCTCCTGGGCTGCGTGTTCACGCCCGCGGGCGCCATGACCGGCGCGCCGTACCGCGTGATGGACGCATCGCACTGGGCCTTTGCGGGCACGGACCTGAAGACCGGCGACACATTCGGCGAGAAGTGCTTGCACATGCGCTGCCCGGGCGGTGCGTCCGGGCACGAAACGGACAAAGTATCTCCGAGTTCGCCGGAGAACGTGAATGTCATTGCGAGGGGACTCAATCCCGACAACGGCGGGGCCGACATGCTCACGTTCGCCACGCCTTCGGGCGGCGAGGTGTTCTCCGTCGGCTCAATCAACTTCGTCGCGTCGCTGCCGGTAGACGAAGCCGTTTCGCGCGTCACCGAGAACGTGCTCCGCCGGTTTCTGTCGTGA
- a CDS encoding IS701 family transposase: MPSSHTPAPRCHWFSTLAKALDPRSGRRLAVLFLGIILTRGRRTLAGWIRAAGLSPQYRRCYATAAAVGRRTERIAMRLLVEVLKPMVAGAPRVVLALDDTPTERYGPKVRGAGAHHNPTPGPAGGPFVYGHVWVVLGLLVGHPLGGIVALPLLARLYIRRKDLGAIPGPDRPEFATKLVMAVDLVRWAHGWLKTWGRAVWVVADGAYAKAPVLKALLALRVTMVSRLRKDAALWTVPPARDPSARGRPRVYGEQRVSLAKRAGHKGGWTTGTFTLYGKPVEKRYKTFEATWRPAGGTIRVVLVDEPKGWVAFFCTDPTASVADILGLIADRFSLETCFRDLKQVAGAGHQQVRGVASNVGCFHLCAWSLTLTEVWAWNQKADELVAHRAASPWDDPNRRPSHADKRRAWQRELLAEEIQAVVGEHHDPARIRALAHRCLDLAA; the protein is encoded by the coding sequence ATGCCATCTTCGCATACTCCGGCCCCTCGGTGCCACTGGTTTTCAACCCTGGCCAAGGCTCTGGACCCGCGGTCCGGGCGGCGGCTCGCGGTCCTGTTCCTCGGGATCATCCTGACCCGCGGGCGCCGCACCCTCGCGGGTTGGATCCGGGCCGCCGGGCTGTCGCCCCAGTACCGCCGGTGCTACGCCACGGCCGCGGCCGTGGGGCGCCGCACCGAGCGTATCGCCATGCGGTTGTTGGTCGAGGTTCTCAAGCCCATGGTGGCCGGTGCGCCTCGGGTGGTGCTGGCCCTCGACGACACCCCGACGGAGCGGTACGGGCCCAAGGTTCGAGGGGCCGGGGCGCACCACAACCCGACACCCGGGCCGGCCGGGGGCCCGTTCGTGTACGGGCACGTGTGGGTGGTCCTCGGGTTGTTGGTGGGACACCCCCTCGGGGGGATTGTGGCCCTCCCCCTGTTGGCCCGCCTGTACATCCGCCGCAAAGATCTCGGGGCCATCCCCGGGCCGGACCGGCCCGAGTTCGCAACCAAGTTGGTGATGGCCGTGGACCTGGTCCGGTGGGCCCACGGGTGGCTGAAGACGTGGGGCCGGGCCGTGTGGGTGGTGGCCGACGGGGCGTACGCCAAGGCCCCGGTGCTCAAGGCCCTACTCGCGCTCCGGGTGACCATGGTGAGCCGGCTCCGCAAGGACGCGGCCCTGTGGACGGTGCCCCCGGCCCGCGATCCGAGCGCCCGCGGGCGGCCCCGCGTGTACGGGGAGCAGCGGGTGTCGCTCGCCAAGCGGGCCGGGCACAAGGGCGGGTGGACCACGGGCACGTTCACCCTGTATGGGAAGCCCGTGGAGAAGCGGTACAAGACGTTCGAGGCCACGTGGCGGCCGGCCGGGGGCACGATCCGGGTCGTCCTGGTGGACGAACCCAAGGGGTGGGTCGCGTTCTTCTGCACGGACCCCACGGCCTCCGTGGCCGACATCCTGGGCCTGATCGCGGACCGGTTCTCGTTGGAAACCTGTTTTCGAGATCTCAAACAGGTCGCGGGCGCCGGTCACCAGCAGGTACGCGGGGTCGCGTCGAACGTGGGATGCTTCCACCTGTGTGCGTGGTCCCTCACGCTCACCGAGGTGTGGGCCTGGAACCAGAAGGCGGATGAACTGGTGGCCCATCGGGCGGCCTCCCCGTGGGACGATCCGAACCGGCGCCCGAGCCACGCGGACAAGCGCCGGGCCTGGCAACGGGAGCTGCTGGCCGAGGAAATTCAGGCCGTTGTGGGCGAGCACCACGACCCCGCGAGAATCCGCGCCCTCGCGCACCGGTGCCTGGATCTGGCTGCTTAA